In Burkholderia sp. GAS332, one DNA window encodes the following:
- a CDS encoding phosphoglycolate phosphatase produces the protein MTTPFPAPTFTGPRLQAAIIDLDGTMIDTADDFTAGLNGMLAQLDATETSREEVVGYIGKGSENLIRSVLAQRFETDHAQDRFDEALAIYQEEYAKINGVHTRLYPEVEAGLSAMRDAGLKLACVTNKPHRFAVELLEQYGLSPYFSVVLGGDSLPKKKPDPLPMLTAAAQLGVTPEATVAIGDSENDAMAGRAAGMATLTLPYGYNHGRAIQEIKSDGIVASLLDAAKAIAAHHSTT, from the coding sequence ATGACGACTCCGTTCCCTGCTCCGACCTTCACCGGCCCGCGCCTGCAAGCCGCGATCATCGACCTGGACGGCACGATGATCGATACCGCAGACGATTTCACCGCCGGCCTGAACGGCATGCTGGCGCAACTCGACGCGACGGAAACCTCGCGCGAGGAAGTGGTCGGCTATATCGGCAAGGGCTCGGAGAATCTGATTCGTAGCGTGCTGGCGCAGCGCTTCGAAACGGACCACGCACAGGACCGTTTCGACGAAGCGCTCGCGATCTATCAAGAGGAGTACGCCAAGATCAACGGCGTGCACACGCGGCTGTACCCCGAGGTCGAAGCCGGCCTTAGCGCCATGCGCGATGCCGGCCTCAAACTCGCGTGCGTCACCAACAAACCGCACCGTTTTGCGGTCGAATTGCTGGAGCAATACGGGCTCAGCCCGTATTTCAGCGTCGTGCTCGGCGGCGACAGCCTGCCGAAAAAGAAGCCGGATCCGCTGCCGATGCTCACTGCCGCGGCGCAGCTAGGCGTCACACCGGAAGCCACCGTTGCCATTGGCGATTCGGAAAACGATGCGATGGCGGGCCGCGCAGCGGGCATGGCAACGCTGACGCTGCCGTATGGCTACAACCACGGCCGAGCTATACAAGAAATAAAATCCGATGGTATAGTTGCCTCGCTGCTCGATGCCGCCAAGGCTATCGCAGCGCACCATTCCACGACTTGA
- a CDS encoding thiol:disulfide interchange protein DsbC, with protein MKKSFRIAAVALAIAAVAMGCSAQADQATDKLKATLQTRLADVTIKSVTKSPIAGLYEVNLGTQIIYSDANGDYLMTGDLIDAKTRKNLTEARLAETNRIDFASLPFANAVKVVKGNGARKIAVFSDPNCPYCKQLETSLKSLDNVTVYTFLYPVLSPDSTVKSKSIWCSTDRAKAWESWMQDHQAPTAAGTCDTAAIDKNLALGHAMNVDGTPTVFLADGRRLPGAVPADRLDKEMSAVH; from the coding sequence ATGAAAAAATCCTTCCGCATCGCGGCCGTCGCGCTCGCGATCGCTGCCGTGGCAATGGGCTGCTCCGCGCAGGCCGATCAAGCCACCGACAAGCTCAAAGCCACGCTGCAAACGCGTCTGGCCGACGTGACCATCAAGAGCGTGACGAAGTCGCCGATCGCCGGCCTCTATGAAGTGAACCTCGGCACGCAGATCATCTATAGCGATGCGAACGGCGACTACCTCATGACGGGCGACCTGATCGACGCGAAGACCCGCAAGAATCTGACCGAAGCGCGTCTGGCGGAGACCAACCGCATCGACTTCGCGAGCCTGCCGTTCGCGAACGCGGTGAAGGTCGTGAAGGGCAACGGCGCGCGCAAGATCGCCGTGTTCTCCGATCCGAACTGCCCGTACTGCAAGCAGCTCGAGACCTCGCTCAAGTCGCTCGATAACGTCACGGTCTACACCTTCCTGTACCCGGTGCTGTCGCCGGATTCGACCGTCAAGTCGAAGTCGATCTGGTGCTCGACCGATCGCGCCAAGGCGTGGGAATCGTGGATGCAGGATCATCAGGCGCCTACCGCCGCCGGAACTTGTGATACGGCCGCAATCGACAAGAACCTGGCGCTCGGCCACGCGATGAACGTCGACGGCACGCCGACCGTGTTCCTCGCCGACGGCCGCCGCCTGCCAGGCGCCGTGCCGGCAGACCGGCTGGACAAGGAAATGTCCGCCGTGCACTGA
- a CDS encoding indole-3-glycerol phosphate synthase has protein sequence MSDILDRIIAVKREEVRAAEQSAPLEALRLEASSRDIRDFVGALRAKHAAGLAAVISEVKKASPSKGVLRENFVPAEIARSYEKHGAACLSVLTDVQFFQGSVAYLEEARAACNLPVLRKDFIVDPYQIVEARAMGADAILLIAAALETSQMQDLEALAHSLGLAVLVEVHDSNELMEALTLKTPLIGINNRNLRTFETSIETTIGMLESIPDDRIVVTESGILSRVDVERLRAMDVHTFLVGEAFMRAEEPGVELARMFF, from the coding sequence ATGAGCGACATCCTCGACCGCATCATCGCGGTCAAACGCGAAGAAGTCCGCGCGGCTGAACAGAGCGCGCCGCTCGAAGCACTGCGCCTCGAAGCGTCGTCGCGCGACATCCGCGATTTCGTCGGCGCATTGCGCGCGAAACACGCGGCCGGTCTGGCCGCCGTCATTTCCGAAGTGAAGAAAGCGAGCCCGTCGAAAGGCGTGCTGCGCGAAAACTTCGTGCCGGCCGAGATTGCCCGTTCGTATGAAAAGCACGGTGCGGCCTGCTTGTCCGTGCTCACCGACGTGCAGTTCTTCCAAGGCAGCGTGGCTTACCTCGAAGAAGCGCGCGCCGCCTGCAATCTGCCGGTGCTGCGCAAAGACTTCATCGTCGATCCGTACCAGATCGTCGAAGCCCGCGCGATGGGGGCGGACGCGATCCTGCTGATCGCTGCCGCCTTGGAAACCTCACAGATGCAGGACCTGGAAGCACTCGCGCATTCGCTGGGCCTCGCGGTGCTGGTCGAAGTGCACGACAGCAATGAACTGATGGAAGCGCTCACGCTGAAGACGCCGCTGATCGGTATCAACAACCGCAATCTGCGCACCTTCGAAACGTCGATCGAGACGACCATCGGCATGCTCGAATCGATTCCGGACGACCGTATCGTCGTCACGGAGTCGGGGATTCTGTCGCGCGTCGATGTCGAACGTCTGCGGGCAATGGACGTGCATACGTTCCTCGTCGGCGAGGCGTTCATGCGCGCGGAAGAGCCGGGTGTGGAACTTGCGCGGATGTTTTTCTGA
- a CDS encoding ribulose-5-phosphate 3-epimerase, protein MTQFRIAPSILSADFARLGEEVRNVVAAGADWIHFDVMDNHYVPNLTIGPLVCEAIRPHVDVPIDVHLMVRPVDRIVPDFAKAGANLISFHPEGSDHIDRTLSLIRDHGCKAGLVFNPATSLNHLDYVMDKVDLVLIMSVNPGFGGQSFIPEALVKLREARKRIDAYKEKTGREIHLEVDGGVKVDNIAEIAAAGADTFVAGSAIFGAPDHKAVIDKMRAALANIEH, encoded by the coding sequence ATGACGCAATTTCGCATCGCCCCCAGCATTCTGTCCGCCGATTTCGCCCGCCTGGGCGAAGAAGTCCGCAACGTTGTCGCCGCCGGCGCTGACTGGATTCACTTCGACGTAATGGACAACCATTACGTGCCGAACCTGACGATCGGCCCGCTCGTCTGCGAAGCGATCCGCCCGCACGTGGACGTGCCGATCGACGTGCACCTGATGGTGCGCCCGGTCGACCGCATCGTGCCGGACTTCGCCAAGGCCGGTGCCAACCTGATCAGCTTTCATCCGGAAGGATCGGACCATATCGACCGCACGCTGTCGCTGATCCGCGACCACGGCTGCAAGGCCGGCCTCGTGTTCAACCCGGCCACGTCGCTCAACCATCTGGACTACGTGATGGACAAGGTCGATCTGGTGCTGATCATGTCGGTGAATCCGGGCTTTGGCGGTCAATCGTTCATTCCTGAGGCGCTCGTCAAGCTGCGCGAAGCGCGCAAGCGGATCGACGCCTACAAGGAAAAGACCGGCCGCGAGATTCATCTCGAAGTGGACGGCGGCGTGAAGGTCGACAACATCGCCGAAATCGCGGCGGCTGGCGCGGACACGTTCGTGGCAGGCTCGGCGATCTTCGGCGCGCCGGATCACAAGGCGGTGATCGACAAGATGCGCGCCGCGCTGGCCAACATCGAGCACTGA
- a CDS encoding ApaG protein produces MSQYEFSVSAQVQYLPEESDPERRQYAFAYTLTIRNSGQVPAQLIARHWVITDSDDNVQEVKGLGVVGHQPLLKPGEHFEYTSWAVIATPVGTMRGEYFCVAEDGERFDAPVPEFILRMPRTLH; encoded by the coding sequence ATGAGCCAGTACGAATTCAGCGTCTCGGCGCAGGTGCAGTATCTGCCCGAAGAGTCGGACCCGGAGCGCCGCCAGTATGCGTTTGCATACACGCTGACTATCCGTAACAGCGGCCAGGTGCCCGCGCAGTTGATTGCGCGTCACTGGGTCATCACCGACAGCGACGACAATGTGCAGGAAGTCAAAGGCTTGGGCGTGGTCGGGCACCAGCCGCTGCTCAAACCGGGCGAGCACTTCGAATATACGAGTTGGGCCGTGATCGCCACGCCCGTCGGCACCATGCGCGGCGAGTATTTCTGCGTGGCGGAGGACGGCGAGCGCTTCGACGCACCGGTGCCAGAGTTCATTCTGCGTATGCCGCGCACTTTGCATTGA
- a CDS encoding anthranilate synthase, component II — protein MLLMIDNYDSFTYNLVQYFGELGEDVRTYRNDEITLDEIAKLNPERICLSPGPSNPQHAGITLDVLREFAGKMPILGVCLGHQAIGEAFGGRVVRAQTIMHGKVSTIETDCKGVFADLPKHFVVTRYHSLAIERESLPDCLEVSAWTEDGEIMGVRHKELAVEGVQFHPESILSEHGHALLENFVKQSKLATAHRSA, from the coding sequence ATGCTGCTAATGATCGACAACTACGACTCGTTCACCTACAACCTGGTGCAGTACTTCGGCGAACTCGGCGAAGACGTGCGCACCTATCGGAACGACGAAATCACGCTGGACGAGATTGCCAAGCTCAACCCGGAGCGCATTTGCCTGTCGCCCGGCCCGAGCAATCCGCAACACGCCGGCATCACCCTCGACGTGCTGCGCGAATTCGCCGGCAAGATGCCGATTCTCGGCGTCTGCCTCGGCCATCAGGCAATCGGTGAAGCATTCGGCGGCCGTGTGGTGCGCGCGCAAACCATCATGCACGGCAAGGTGAGCACGATCGAAACCGACTGCAAAGGCGTGTTCGCCGACCTGCCGAAGCATTTCGTCGTAACGCGCTACCACTCGCTCGCGATCGAACGCGAATCGCTGCCTGACTGTCTCGAAGTGTCCGCATGGACCGAAGACGGCGAAATCATGGGCGTGCGTCACAAGGAACTGGCCGTTGAAGGCGTGCAGTTCCATCCGGAATCGATCCTGTCCGAACATGGCCACGCGCTGCTTGAGAATTTCGTCAAGCAATCGAAGCTCGCTACCGCTCACCGCTCCGCTTGA
- a CDS encoding anthranilate synthase, component I has protein sequence MTELEFQSLANEGFNRIPLIAEALADLETPLSLYLKLAQTERNGANSFLLESVVGGERFGRYSFIGLPARTLLRTRNGVSEVVRDGKVVETHEGDPLEFIQQFQGRFKVAQRPGLPRFAGGLAGYFGYDAVRYIEKKLAHTAPKDDLNLPDIQLLLTEEVAVIDNLAGKLYLVVYADPTQPEAYTKAKQRLRELRQRLRTTVQPPVTSASVRTETYREFAKEDYLAAVRKAKEYIAAGELMQVQVGQRLTKPYRDNPLSLYRALRSLNPSPYMYYYNFGDHHVVGASPEILVRQEKRGEDRIVTIRPLAGTRPRGNTPERDAELATELLNDPKEIAEHVMLIDLARNDVGRISQIGSVVVTDQMVIEKYSHVQHIVSSVEGKLKPGTTNFDVLRATFPAGTLSGAPKVRAMELIDELEPVKRGLYGGAVGYLSFTGEMDMAITIRTGVIANGNLYVQAAAGVVADSVPESEWQETENKARAVLRAAEQVQDGLDSDF, from the coding sequence ATGACCGAACTCGAATTCCAGTCCCTCGCCAACGAGGGTTTCAACCGCATTCCGCTGATCGCCGAAGCGCTCGCCGACCTCGAAACGCCGCTCTCGCTGTACCTGAAGCTCGCGCAGACCGAACGCAACGGCGCCAACTCGTTCCTGCTGGAATCGGTGGTGGGCGGCGAACGCTTCGGCCGCTACTCGTTCATCGGCCTGCCGGCGCGCACGCTGCTGCGCACTCGCAACGGCGTGTCGGAAGTCGTACGGGACGGCAAAGTCGTCGAAACGCACGAGGGTGATCCGCTCGAGTTCATCCAGCAATTCCAGGGCCGCTTCAAAGTGGCGCAGCGCCCCGGTCTGCCGCGTTTCGCGGGCGGCCTGGCCGGCTACTTCGGCTATGACGCGGTGCGCTACATCGAGAAAAAGCTCGCGCACACCGCACCGAAAGACGATCTGAACCTGCCGGACATCCAGTTGCTGCTCACCGAAGAAGTCGCGGTGATCGACAACCTGGCGGGCAAGCTCTACCTGGTGGTGTACGCGGATCCGACGCAACCCGAGGCGTACACAAAAGCCAAACAGCGTCTGCGTGAATTGCGTCAGCGTTTGCGCACGACCGTGCAGCCGCCGGTTACATCGGCCAGCGTACGCACCGAGACCTATCGCGAGTTCGCCAAAGAGGATTATCTGGCCGCCGTGCGCAAGGCGAAGGAATACATCGCCGCCGGCGAGTTGATGCAGGTGCAGGTTGGCCAGCGTCTGACGAAGCCATATCGCGACAATCCGCTGTCGCTGTATCGCGCGCTGCGCTCGTTGAATCCGTCGCCGTATATGTATTACTACAACTTCGGCGACCACCACGTGGTCGGTGCATCGCCGGAAATCCTGGTGCGTCAGGAAAAGCGTGGCGAGGACCGCATCGTGACGATCCGGCCGCTCGCCGGCACGCGTCCGCGCGGCAACACGCCGGAACGCGACGCCGAGCTCGCGACCGAACTGCTGAACGACCCGAAGGAAATCGCCGAGCACGTCATGCTGATCGACCTCGCGCGTAACGACGTAGGCCGGATTTCGCAGATCGGCTCGGTGGTCGTCACCGATCAGATGGTGATCGAAAAGTACTCGCACGTGCAGCACATCGTGAGCTCGGTCGAAGGCAAGCTGAAGCCCGGCACCACCAATTTCGACGTGCTGCGCGCCACCTTCCCGGCCGGCACGCTGTCCGGCGCGCCGAAGGTCCGCGCGATGGAACTGATCGACGAACTGGAACCGGTGAAGCGCGGCCTGTACGGCGGTGCGGTCGGCTATCTGTCGTTCACCGGCGAAATGGATATGGCGATCACGATCCGCACCGGCGTGATCGCAAACGGCAATCTGTATGTGCAGGCGGCAGCGGGGGTAGTCGCGGATTCGGTGCCGGAATCCGAATGGCAAGAGACCGAGAACAAGGCGCGTGCTGTGCTGCGCGCCGCCGAGCAGGTTCAAGACGGCCTCGATAGCGACTTCTGA
- a CDS encoding Uracil-DNA glycosylase, with the protein MTSASRTRSKSSQASLFDDASATPVDATAQPQPQPPNAADSPPTLEAQFAALPPAWRTHLNPFIESDAYAPLCRFVDGERAAGKTVYPADVFRALRLTSPDEVKVVILGQDPYHGEDRGTPQAHGLAFSVAPNVRTPPSLRNIFKEIAASLGHEPPRHGCLDTWAKQGVLLLNTVLTVERDSAASHAKRGWEKCTDTLIHELAMRHDGLVFMLWGAHAQAKRALLGGKSHYVLEAPHPSPLSAHRGFLGCGHFVSANEYLVKRGREPIDWRLPDEAQMLA; encoded by the coding sequence ATGACCTCAGCCTCCCGCACCCGCTCCAAATCTTCGCAAGCTTCGTTATTCGACGACGCCTCGGCCACACCGGTCGACGCAACCGCACAACCGCAGCCGCAGCCACCAAACGCCGCTGACTCGCCGCCGACGCTCGAAGCCCAATTCGCCGCTCTGCCCCCCGCCTGGCGCACCCACCTCAACCCGTTCATCGAAAGCGATGCCTACGCGCCGTTGTGCCGTTTCGTCGACGGTGAGCGCGCGGCCGGGAAAACCGTCTATCCCGCCGACGTCTTCCGGGCCCTTCGCCTCACCAGTCCCGACGAAGTCAAAGTCGTGATCCTCGGCCAGGACCCGTATCACGGCGAAGACCGCGGCACGCCGCAAGCACACGGACTGGCGTTTTCAGTCGCGCCGAACGTGCGCACACCGCCGTCGCTGCGCAACATCTTCAAGGAAATCGCCGCCAGCCTCGGCCACGAGCCGCCGCGTCATGGCTGCCTCGACACGTGGGCCAAGCAAGGCGTGCTGCTGTTGAACACGGTACTGACCGTTGAGCGCGACTCAGCCGCGAGTCACGCGAAACGAGGTTGGGAGAAATGCACCGACACGCTGATCCACGAGCTGGCCATGCGCCATGACGGCCTCGTGTTCATGCTGTGGGGCGCGCACGCGCAAGCCAAACGCGCGCTGCTCGGCGGCAAGTCGCATTACGTGCTGGAGGCGCCGCATCCGTCGCCGCTGTCGGCGCATCGCGGCTTTCTCGGCTGCGGGCACTTTGTGTCGGCGAACGAGTATCTCGTGAAGCGCGGTCGCGAACCGATCGACTGGCGCTTGCCTGACGAAGCGCAGATGCTGGCGTAA
- a CDS encoding CYTH domain-containing protein: protein MGMEREIKLALPVSQVNAATQWFVARTGDKGRPIELANIYFDTPNLVLANSKSALRLRHTPDGWLQTFKTVGNAKDGLHSRHEWEMPVAGEKLEIDALLRQCDEPTAAEALRQAAPELIELFRTNFTRTLWNVELDGSEVEAAIDQGDVIAEVNGETRRAPISEVELELKAGDEAALHALAKELSKQVEGLAPDNISKAQRGYQLRAG, encoded by the coding sequence ATGGGCATGGAACGTGAAATCAAGCTGGCACTGCCGGTGAGCCAGGTGAACGCAGCGACGCAGTGGTTCGTCGCGCGCACCGGCGACAAGGGTCGGCCGATCGAGTTGGCGAATATCTACTTCGACACGCCGAACCTGGTGCTGGCGAATTCGAAAAGCGCGCTGCGACTTCGGCACACGCCGGACGGCTGGCTGCAAACGTTCAAGACGGTGGGTAACGCCAAGGACGGCCTGCACAGCCGGCACGAATGGGAAATGCCCGTGGCGGGCGAAAAGCTGGAGATCGACGCCTTGCTGCGCCAGTGTGACGAGCCCACCGCCGCGGAGGCCCTGCGTCAGGCCGCGCCGGAATTGATCGAATTGTTTCGCACGAATTTCACCCGCACGCTGTGGAATGTCGAACTGGACGGCTCGGAAGTCGAAGCCGCGATCGACCAGGGCGACGTTATCGCCGAGGTAAACGGCGAGACCCGCCGCGCGCCGATTTCCGAAGTCGAACTGGAACTGAAAGCCGGCGACGAAGCGGCGCTCCATGCGCTGGCGAAAGAACTCAGCAAACAGGTAGAGGGGCTGGCTCCGGACAACATCAGCAAAGCCCAGCGCGGCTATCAATTGCGAGCGGGCTAA
- a CDS encoding FMN-dependent NADH-azoreductase — translation MTTILQINSAARSQGANSTLLVNELTAKLQQSNPGAQVVVRNLQAEPLPHLDDAVLGAFFTPADQRTPEQVAIAARSEALIAELQAADIVVIGAPMYNFGISSQLKTYFDFIARAGITFQYTANGPDGLVKGKKVHVVSARGGKYLGTPNDSQTPYLKAFLGFLGMTDVNFIYAEGLNMGPDAATAALAGAREAIAAA, via the coding sequence ATGACCACGATCCTGCAAATCAACTCGGCAGCCCGCTCGCAAGGCGCGAACTCGACCCTGCTCGTCAACGAGCTGACCGCAAAGCTGCAACAATCGAATCCGGGCGCGCAAGTCGTCGTCCGTAACCTGCAAGCAGAACCGCTGCCGCATCTGGACGACGCCGTCCTCGGCGCGTTCTTTACGCCGGCTGACCAGCGCACGCCGGAACAAGTCGCGATCGCTGCACGCAGCGAAGCGCTGATCGCCGAACTGCAAGCCGCCGACATCGTCGTGATCGGCGCACCGATGTACAACTTCGGCATCTCGTCGCAACTGAAGACGTACTTCGACTTCATCGCACGCGCTGGCATCACGTTCCAGTACACGGCGAACGGTCCGGACGGTCTCGTGAAGGGTAAGAAGGTTCACGTGGTGTCGGCACGCGGCGGCAAGTATCTGGGCACGCCGAACGACAGCCAAACGCCGTACCTGAAGGCCTTCCTTGGCTTCCTCGGTATGACCGATGTGAACTTCATCTACGCCGAAGGCCTGAACATGGGCCCGGACGCGGCTACCGCCGCCTTGGCTGGCGCGCGTGAAGCTATCGCTGCTGCGTAA
- a CDS encoding anthranilate phosphoribosyltransferase has protein sequence MSITPQEALQRTIEHREIFHDEMLHLMRLIMRGELSPVMSAAIITGLRVKKETIGEITAAATVMREFARHVEVQDNSNFVDIVGTGGDGSQTFNISTATMFVSAAAGAKVAKHGGRGVSSKSGSADVLEALGVNIDLQPEQVAASIAETGMGFMFAPNHHPAMKNIAPVRRELGVRTIFNILGPLTNPAGAPNQLMGVFHADLVGIQVRVMQRLGAKHVLVVYGMDGMDEVSLGAATQVGELRDGEVHEYEIHPEDFGMQMVSNRTLKVADAAESKLMLLEALDNKPGVAREIVTLNAGTALYSANVAASIADGIQLAREAIASGKARSKVEDLVRFTQQFKQ, from the coding sequence ATGTCGATTACGCCCCAGGAAGCGCTGCAACGGACCATCGAGCACCGCGAAATTTTCCACGACGAAATGCTGCACCTGATGCGGCTCATCATGCGCGGCGAACTGTCGCCCGTGATGTCCGCGGCGATCATCACCGGCCTGCGCGTCAAAAAAGAGACCATCGGCGAAATCACCGCTGCTGCCACGGTGATGCGTGAATTTGCCCGGCACGTCGAGGTGCAGGACAACTCGAACTTCGTCGATATCGTCGGCACCGGCGGCGACGGCTCGCAAACCTTCAACATTTCCACCGCAACCATGTTCGTTTCGGCTGCGGCGGGCGCCAAGGTCGCGAAGCATGGTGGCCGCGGCGTATCGAGCAAGTCGGGCAGCGCGGACGTGCTCGAAGCGCTCGGCGTCAATATCGATCTGCAGCCGGAACAGGTAGCGGCTTCGATTGCGGAAACCGGCATGGGCTTCATGTTCGCGCCGAACCATCATCCGGCGATGAAGAACATCGCGCCGGTACGCCGCGAACTCGGTGTGCGGACCATCTTCAACATTCTCGGACCACTGACCAATCCGGCCGGCGCGCCGAATCAGTTGATGGGCGTATTCCACGCCGACCTCGTCGGGATTCAGGTGCGCGTGATGCAGCGCCTCGGCGCCAAGCACGTGCTGGTGGTGTACGGCATGGATGGCATGGACGAAGTCTCGCTCGGCGCCGCCACGCAAGTCGGCGAACTGCGCGACGGCGAGGTGCATGAGTACGAAATCCATCCGGAAGACTTCGGCATGCAGATGGTGTCGAACCGCACGCTGAAAGTGGCCGACGCCGCCGAATCCAAACTGATGCTGCTCGAAGCGCTCGACAACAAGCCGGGAGTCGCGCGCGAAATCGTCACGCTGAACGCGGGCACAGCCCTCTATTCGGCGAACGTGGCGGCGTCGATTGCGGACGGTATTCAGTTGGCGCGAGAAGCGATCGCGAGCGGCAAGGCACGGTCAAAGGTCGAAGACCTGGTCCGCTTCACCCAGCAATTCAAGCAGTAA
- a CDS encoding Predicted metalloprotease, contains C-terminal PDZ domain — MKPIRYTIVPKQPAAHLFEVTVTVADPDPAGQRFTLPAWIPGSYMVREFARNIVTLRAVNEAGRKVRVEKTDKHTWQAAPVKGALTLRYEVYAWDLSVRAAHLDDTTGFFNGTSVFLAPLGHEEAQCLVDIQKPEGAAYRNWRVATALPEARGTKRYGFGEYRAQNYDELIDHPVTLGEFALATFKAHGVPHDIVVAGRVIGLDMARLSADLKRICEAQIALFEPKSKKAPVDRYVFMTQAVTDGYGGLEHRASTALICNRGDLPVEGRDASTEGYRTYLGLCSHEYFHTWNVKRIKPAVFAPYNLSVENYTPLLWLFEGFTSYYDDLILVRSGLISQEDYFGLLGKVIGGVLRGSGRLKQTVAESSFDAWVKYYRQDENSPNAIVSYYTKGSLVALAFDLTIRAQTNNRKSLDDVMRLLWQRFGRDFYRGKPVGVEESEVEAIFAEATGVQLGELFAEAVHGTRDLPLETLLAPFGVTLAPELDKNSKPSLGARVRNGADCTLAAVHEGSAAQKAGLSAGDVLIALDGLRVTGSNLDSLLSRYLPGAKVEVHAFRRDELRTAQVKLDGPEVSRYKLTASDNRPAARKARERWLAS, encoded by the coding sequence ATGAAGCCGATCCGCTACACCATCGTTCCCAAGCAACCCGCCGCCCATCTGTTCGAAGTTACCGTGACCGTCGCCGATCCCGATCCGGCCGGCCAGCGTTTCACGCTGCCGGCGTGGATTCCGGGCAGCTACATGGTGCGCGAATTCGCCCGCAACATCGTCACGCTGCGAGCTGTCAACGAAGCGGGCCGCAAGGTGCGCGTCGAAAAGACCGACAAGCACACGTGGCAAGCCGCGCCGGTCAAAGGCGCGCTGACGCTGCGCTACGAGGTGTATGCATGGGATCTGTCGGTGCGCGCCGCGCATCTTGACGATACGACGGGCTTTTTCAATGGCACCAGCGTATTCCTGGCGCCGCTCGGCCACGAGGAAGCGCAGTGTCTGGTCGATATCCAGAAGCCGGAAGGCGCGGCGTATCGCAACTGGCGCGTCGCGACTGCGCTGCCGGAGGCGCGCGGCACGAAACGCTACGGCTTCGGCGAGTATCGCGCGCAGAACTACGACGAGCTGATCGATCACCCGGTCACCTTGGGTGAGTTCGCGCTGGCGACGTTCAAGGCGCACGGCGTACCGCACGACATCGTGGTCGCGGGGCGCGTGATCGGGCTCGATATGGCGCGTCTGTCCGCCGATCTGAAGCGAATCTGCGAGGCGCAGATTGCGTTGTTCGAGCCGAAGTCGAAGAAGGCGCCGGTAGATCGCTACGTGTTCATGACGCAGGCCGTGACCGATGGTTATGGCGGACTGGAACATCGCGCTTCGACGGCGCTGATCTGCAATCGCGGCGATCTGCCGGTGGAAGGCCGCGACGCGTCCACCGAGGGCTACCGAACCTATCTCGGTCTGTGCAGCCATGAATACTTCCACACCTGGAATGTGAAGCGGATCAAGCCGGCCGTGTTTGCGCCGTACAACCTGAGCGTTGAAAACTACACGCCGCTGCTGTGGCTGTTCGAAGGCTTCACCTCTTACTACGACGATCTGATCCTCGTGCGTAGCGGCCTGATCTCGCAAGAGGATTATTTCGGCTTGCTCGGCAAGGTGATCGGTGGCGTGCTGCGCGGCAGTGGCCGTTTGAAGCAGACGGTGGCCGAAAGCTCGTTCGATGCGTGGGTCAAATACTATCGGCAGGATGAAAACTCTCCGAACGCGATCGTCAGCTATTACACCAAGGGCTCGCTTGTCGCGCTCGCATTCGATCTGACGATTCGCGCGCAGACCAACAACCGCAAATCGCTCGACGACGTGATGCGCTTGCTGTGGCAGCGGTTTGGGCGTGACTTCTATCGCGGCAAGCCCGTCGGCGTCGAAGAAAGCGAGGTCGAGGCGATTTTTGCCGAAGCGACCGGCGTGCAACTGGGCGAATTGTTCGCCGAAGCCGTGCACGGCACACGCGATCTGCCCCTCGAGACGCTGCTTGCGCCGTTTGGCGTCACGCTCGCGCCGGAATTGGACAAGAACAGCAAGCCGTCGCTCGGCGCGCGCGTGCGCAACGGCGCGGATTGCACACTGGCGGCGGTTCACGAAGGCAGCGCGGCGCAAAAAGCCGGTCTCTCGGCGGGTGACGTGCTGATCGCGCTCGACGGTCTGCGCGTGACCGGCTCGAATCTTGATTCGCTGCTGTCGCGCTATCTGCCGGGCGCAAAAGTCGAAGTCCACGCCTTCCGCCGCGACGAGCTGCGTACCGCGCAAGTCAAGCTGGACGGGCCTGAGGTGTCGCGCTACAAGCTCACCGCGAGCGACAACAGGCCGGCGGCGCGCAAGGCGCGGGAGCGTTGGTTGGCAAGCTGA